GGCAAGTCCCTCGCCGATTTCGTTAGTGAGCGTTTCGTCGGGGTCGTCGATCGCGAGGTAGTCAACAAAGCCGACGGGGGTGACGCCGGCGGCGACGAGGTCGTTGACGTTCATCGCGATGCAGTCGATACCGATCGAGGAGGCGTCGTCGACGGCTTCAGCGACGAGGAGTTTCGTGCCGACGCCGTCGGTGGCGAGCGCGAGGTAGCGGTCGCCGATGTCGAGGAGGCCGGCGTACTCGGTCGTGAGGTCGCTGCCGAAGGCCTCGAGGAGCGCGGCGGTTGCGTCCTCGCTGGCCTCGATGTCGACACCGGTGTCGGCGTAGGTGAGTTGGTCCGAATCGTCACTGTTCCCGTCGTCCGCAGGCGCTGTCATGTGGGAACGACCGCGCGGGGTGAGCAAAAGGTCACCGGTCCGTCGAGAGCGACGGCGCGAATCGACGTTGGTCGCCGATGGGCGATCAGAACAGCCCGACGAACAACACGACATAGCCCGCAAGCAGGACGCTCGGCACGAAGACGAGCGCGAAGACCCCCTTGTGCCAGTCGTAGACCGACTTGCCGTCGAGCGGTCCGAACGGGATCATGTTGAACGCGGCCAGGAAGAGGTTGATCCAGACGCCCATCTGGCCGATTACGCCGAGAATCCCGGGAAAGAGCATCAGCGGGAGGAACATGAGCGCGAGCAGGTGATTGGTGATCGGTCCAGCCAGCGCGATCATCGCGTTCTCCCGGTCGGTGATGCGACCGCGGTGGTAGACCGCTCCCGGCGCGGCGAAAATAAAGCCGATCAGGGCGCTCATAATCGCCAGGAAGAGCATCTGGTAATCCGCGCGGAACTCTGCGAGCTGGCCGTACTCGATCGCGACCACCTTGTGCGCCAGTTCGTGCAACAGGAAGGCAACGCCGACGGTGACGAAACACAGCCCGACCATCAGCGCGAAGTAGCCGACCGAGAGATCGAACCGGTGAATCGGCGCGAATAACAGTGCGAAGGCGACGCTCAGCGTCACCCAGGCAATCGCGAGGTCGAACAGCTCCTTGTCGCTAAAGGACAGGGAAGGTTCGGGATGGTGGGTTCGGACGCTCACGAGAGGGCCTCCAGGATCAGCTCGAGACTGTTTTCGGCACCCTGGAACAGCTCACCCATCAACGCGTCGACGCCACCGAACTCGGGGCCTGCAAGCCACGGCAAGACGATCAGTGGGAACAACACAGTCGCGATCAGGCTCCCGATGTTCGTCAGCGCGACGATCATGATGAGTCGGAACAGCGGCACATTGAACATGTCCTCGAGTGCGTCGCTGATCGGGCGCTCGGTGTCGCCGGCGATTTCGTTCAACGTCTGGATGTCGCGGACGTTGACCGGGCGGTGTCTGAGTTCGACGTAGCCGGCGAACCAGCCGGGTGCGAGCAGCGGGTTGATGCTCGTCAGCCAGGCGACCGCGCCGCCGACGCCGGCGCTGGTCCAGCGTGCGCCGGCGAGTCGCGCCAGCGTAAACGCGAAGATGCCGTTAAAGAGGAACCAGGCGGCGAACAGCTGAAGCAGGAAGGTGTTCTGGACGCCAGCCATGATCAGCAGGAAGAAGAAACCGAAGAAGCCGAGCATGATCAGGTAGCCGAACACCTTCAGTGGCGAGAAGCGACGGCTCGAGGCGGTTCCCGTCAGCGACTCCATCTGAGGAAGCTCCGAGGGGTTCTCGAGATACCGTTCGATGCCGGCTTTGTGGCCGGCACCGACGACGGCCACGACATCGTAGCCGTGTGAGCGGAGTTCGTGGAGGTTGTGGGCGATATAGGCGTCGCGTTCGTCGATCAGCGCGTTTGCACCGCGCGGGCTGAAACGGCGGAATTCCTCCATCATCGCGGCGACGACGTCGCCGTCGGTCATCTCCTCGATATCCACCTCGTCGATGTCCTCGACGTCACCGCCCAGTGAGTCGAGAATGAGTCCGAGGAGTGCACCGATGGCGACGCCGACACCAAGTCCAGCCAGCATGCCAACGCCGCCGCGAATCGAGTAGACGCCGGCGTTTTCGAACGTCGCTGCAGAGGCGGGTCCGACGAACGTCTCGGTCGCGACGAGTGCGAGTGCGCCGACGATCCCGACGCCGATTCCGACGAGGACGCTAGCCGAAAAGCCGTTTAGCAGGTCGCCACCGTAGCGGTCTGCGGCCTGAATGGATGGAATGAACAGCAGTCCGATGAACGCGCCGGCGGCGGCTCCGAGTCCGACAGCGCCGACGTATTGGAGCGTCGCGGTCTGGCTGACGCCGAGCAAGAAGAGGTCACCGAACCCGAGGAAGGGGGCAAGAAATGCAGCAAAGACGAACCCAAGCAAGAGACCGGCGACGGCACCGAAGGTGAGGCCGATCGTTCGGGGGTCGGTGATTCCGAGGGCAAGCCCGCCGACCATCTTGAGCTTTTCCGAAAACGAGAGGCGACTCCAGAAGCGCTGAATCGTTATCTGAATGTCGCGGTCGACCAGCGAGACGCCGCTGTCGTTTCGTTCGGCGGCCTCGATCGCGGCGCGCATGTCGGCACCGGGTTCGATATCGAACTGGTCGCCGAGTCGCGACTGGACGTACGAGAGCATCCAGTAGGCGAGAAACTGAAAGACGGTGTTACCGGAGAGAAGGTCCTTCGCTTCGATGTCGTCGGGCGTTCCGCCCTGCATCTGGCGGTATCGGCCTTCGTCGAGTTCGACGGCAACCACGTCGGGCTCTTCCCGATCGACGGTTTCGTGGACGTCGTCGACGCTCGCCTGGGAGACGTGAGCCGTCCCGAGAACGTGAACAGAGCCGTCTGCATCCCCGTCAGGATCCGGGTCTGCAGCCGTCTCCGTGACGGGATCGGGGGGCTCCGGCACGTCGGCGTCGCCTGCATCACTCATTACCGGGTGTAACTCGGCCGCGACTTTTACCAGTATCGAACTGCGCGGTGGTAGCGAGTCACAGCGAGTGACCGTCAACAGCATCGACCATACAGGAACAGTGTGGCAGATACCAACGTGACTGAAAGCACCACACACAGGCACCGATGACGGCAAGACTGATTGCTCTCGTACGGAAAGAACGGGCAATGACCGACCTTATGGAAACCCTTATCGAGAACCGAGAGATGGTCCAGCCGAACCACGCCAACATGCTCGAGTCCGCCCACGGTGGTAACGTCATGAAATGGATGGACGAGGTCGGCGCGATGTCGGCGATGCGCTTTTCTGGGGAGACCTGCGTCACGGCCCGCGTCAACCAGATGAACTTCGAACGCCCGATCTCTGTCGGCGATACGGCTTACATCACGGCCTACGTCTACGATGCTGGCGAATCCAGCGTCCGCGTTCGACTCGTCACCGAGCGCGAGGACCTCCGAACGCGCGAACGCGAGAAGACGACCGAATCCTACTTCGTCTACGTCGCAATCGACGAGAACAACGACCCGACGAGCGTTCCCGAACTCACCGTCAGCACCGACGAGGGTGACCGACTCCGGAAAAAGGCACTCGACGGCGAACGCGACTGAGACGAGACGCTACTTCCTACTCGAACCGAATCGTCTCTTCCTGCGGATCGATCTCGACCCAGCCACCGATTGGAATCGGTGTCGTCGGCCACGTATGGCCAAAGTCGACGTTGGTAACGACCGGTGCATCCGGGTTGTACCGCGCGAACACGTCCTCGATCACCTGTCGCTGTTGGCTGCGATAGGCCTCGCGTTCGTCGGCCGGCCGATCCTCGAGATGCGTCCGTGCTGGCGGCCGCCCGACGAGCGCGCCGGCGAAGCGCTCGAGTACCCCGCGCTCACCGAGCGCCCGAAGGACACCCGCAACCCAGTCGGCGTCCGGCAGTTCCTCGGACGTCTCGAGTACGAGCACGGTGCCATCGAGGGCGGCCTCGTCCGGGAGGTACTGGTCGACGATGAACTGCTGGTCGAGGATTTCGAGACAGCCACCCCAGAGGCGTCCCGAAACGGGGTCGTCGCCGCCGGCCCACTGCCAGCCGGGGTTCGGTTCGGTTCCGCGGGGCTCCTCGAGTTGCTCCGGCGTCGCCCAATCCCCGGTTTCGTCCGTGAATTCCGCGGCAGGACGCAGCTCTCCAAGTGAGTCCGCAAAGAACGCTCGGTCGGTGTACTCGATCGTGTGCTCGAACAGGTGCCCGTCCATCGCGAGTTCGGTCATCACACACGGGCCGTAGTAGGAGGCGATGCCGAGGTTCCACAGGTAGAGTGCGAGATTCGTGTTGTCGCTGTAGCCGTAGAACCGGGTCGGGTTCTCCCGGAGGACGTCCGGATCGAGGTGTTTCAGCACCCGGATCTGATCGTTGCCGCCGATGACCGTGATAATCCCCGCAATATCCGGATCTTCGAACGCGTCCATCACGTCCCGAGCCCGCTCTTCGGGGTTCTCGAGTAGATACTCGGCGTCGCGCGTCGCCGTCGGATACTCGACTGGTTCGAGGTCGAACACCTCACGCAGGCGCTCGAGTCCAAGGTCGTAGACCTCACCGAAGTCGGTGCGCCGATTCGACGCCGGTGCCATAACTGCGATCCGATCGCCGCGCTCGAGTGGTGGCGGTGTGACGAACGTATCTGGCCACCCGTTCTGTTCCGTCTCCGAGTCCATACCACGTGACTGACCAGTTGGTTGTAAAACTCTTTCCCAGGTGTGAGACAGTTGGTCATCCAGACTGTTTGCCAGTCATCCTCTGACCTGTCTCGTCCCGTCTCGTCCCGTCTCGTCCCGTCTCGTCCTGTCTCGTCCTGTCTCGTCCTGTCTCGTCCTGTCTCGTCCCGTCTCGTCCTGTCTCGTCCCGTCTCGCTCCGTCTCGTTTCGCCCAGTTCTCGCCACGCAGCGACACCAGCAGTCTCAGAACAGCAACCTCACAATAGCGAACTCAGAGCAACGACTCAACATCTCCGAGCGACTCGAGTACGTGGTCTGGCGCGAGGTCACCCGTCGCGTTCTCGACATCGGACCGGTCCGTAATCCCCGTCAGCACTGCGGCGGTCGTCATGCCAGCCCGATTCCCGAGCGCGATGTCCGTATCGAGCCGATCGCCGACGACGAGCGTTCGCCTGGGATCGCTCTCGAGTCGCTCGAGTGCAGTCTCCGCAGCGATCGCGGAGGGCTTGCCGAGAATCGCATCGGGTTCACGGCCCGCGACGGCCTCCATCGCGGCCAGAATCGAGCCCGAACCGGGCATCGAACCGCCGTCGACGGGAATCGTTACATCGGGGTCGGTGCCGTAGAACGGCGTCCCGTTCTCGAGTGCCCGCAGCGATTCCCACAGCGTTCCGAAGGAGAACGACGTGTCGAACGAACCGAGGACGACCTCGGCGTCGTCGGGGTCCGTCGTTACGGTCACCCCCGCCGCTGTGAGGATGGACTCGAGTGCATCCGAGCCAACGAGGTACACCACCTCGTCGGGATGGGTGTCGGCGAGGTAGGAGGCAGAGAGGGTTGCGGACGTGAGAATGTTGGTCGGATCGACGTCGATGCCGTGCGGTTCGAGGCGGTCGCCGTAGTGGTCGGTGCCGGTCGTGGGGTTGTTCGAGACGAGCAGTCGATCACAGCCGGCGCGCTCGAGGGCGTGAATGCCCTGGTCTGCACCGGGGATGAGGGCCCCACCGCGGACGATCGTGCCGTCGACGTCGAGAATCGCGGCCTCGTAGTCAGTCATTGACCGGAAAGAGGGGCGAAGCGTGGTTCAGTGTTTGGATCGGTGAGTCGTATCGTGGCCGCAAGGCGCGGGTGACCACCTGACACAGGCCGGCTACGAGCGCTCGAGCGAGAGTTCGGAGGTTTCGACGTCCGACTTTTCGGCGCGTTCGTTGGCGTCGATCAGCTGGTCGAGTTGACGTTCGAACTCTGCCTCAGTGAGGTCGCCGGCGGCGTAGCGTTGCTGGAGTGTCGTCACCGGATCTGTTTCGGCCTCGTCTGCTGCAGTCGCTGTTGCTGTATCGCGTTCGGCGGCCTCCTGCTCGCGTTTGCGCTCTTTTTCTTTGGAGCGCTCCATGAGGTACCAGACGAGCACCACGCTAAGCACGAGCAGTGCCGTGATGGCGAGCGCGTACAGCGGCCCGGCGAACAGCAGTGCGGCGATGATGATGATGTCGGCCAGCACGAACTTGATCGCGAAGATCTCGGTGAGGCTGTAATCCCGTCCCCCGTCGTCGCTGCCCATATTCGTGTGTCCGTGTCGGCCGGAATAACTGTACGGGTACGACTGCGCTGAGTCGGAACGACGCTGTGCCGATCGACAATCCCACTGCGATGCGCCGGAACCCTACTGCAACACATCGAACAGCCACCGTGTACGTCGTCACCGAACAGTACGCAGGACGACCGATGGTATTTACCTGCCAGCGGCCCGAGCATCTCCCATGACACTCGAGGTCGACACGCCAGCACCGCCGACACTCGACTTCGTCGATCCGAACGAGTACGAGGATGCAACGATCAGCGCGAGTGGCACAGAAGAGATCGACTATCGCCGGGAAGAGCTACAGGAGTTCCTCGAAACCGGCGCGTGGGAGGAAGCCTTCGACGAGTGGCGGGCCGACACTGATCTCGACGAGCGTGAGTTCAGTATCGCTCGCGACCTCGATCTCTTCGCTGACTTTGACTTCTTCTGGGACGACTTCGCAGACCGCGTTGGGTATCACGCACCCGGAATCTCGGAGGACTGGCAGGAGCGCGAGTACCACCCCGAACTCGACACGTGGGGGACGGTCTCGGCGATCAACGCCGAACTGACGGAGTTTGGCCAGGTCGTCTCGGTCATTCTAAAAGAGGAGTACATCGACTGGGAAGCGGAGTACGAACCGCCGGAGGATCTGCCGGATTTCGACTAAAAGTAGAGGAGTCGGCACAAACTGACTTAGCCTGCCCACTCACCTGCCACGTCGTCGCTGATATTCTCGCGCCAGAACTCGAACTCCGCTTCGCAGGTCGCGCTCTCGTGGATGTGGTCGACGAACCCAGCGCCAGGAGAGGCGAGTTCGTCGCCGCAGAACGGACACGCAATGGGATCGGTCCAATCGGCCGTGGTCACTGCCATGTGTGTCACCAAATATAATGAACTTTCATATAAAACCTGCCTGCTAGGGCACCAAACTGGTCGCAAGAATACTAGTCCCTTATACGGATTTCTCAAACTCGGTCCCGCTCGCTGCCGCGACCGGTGCATTCTCGTCACCAGCCGAACCTACAGCGAGTACACACTGTATGTCGGTCACGAAGCGGGTCCAGCAGTTCGCACACTTCGACGTGCTTCTGGTGACCGCCGGGATCTGGTTTCTGGCGAAGTTCCTTCGCTATGTCTTTCCACCTCTCTTTGGCTCGTTTCAGGAAACCTACGCGGTCTCGAACGCCGCCCTCGGCGCTGCGTTCACCGGCTTCATGCTCGTCTACGCCGCGATGCAGTTCCCCTCCGGCATGCTCGCCGACCGCCTCGGCTCGGTCACCGTTATCATAGCGGGCGTCACCATCGCCGCCGTCGCCGCGTTCGCACTCGTCGTCGACTCGCCCTTTGCGATACTCGTGGTTGCCATGCTCGTCATGGGCGCGGGGACCGGCGCGCACAAGACCGTCGCAGTCCGGCTGCTTGCTCACGCCTATCCTGCACGAACAGGGCGGGCACTCGGTATTCTCGACACCTTCGGGACCTTCGGCGGCGTCGTCGCCCCCTGGGCCGTCGTGCTCGCGGCGGGAATCCCGTTCGCACTCGGTGCGAGCTGGCGCGTGATCTTCCTCGCCGCCGGTGTCGTCGGCCTCGCACTCGCTGTCCTGTTCTGGGTTCGCGTGCCACAACGAGTCCCAACCGAGACGGAGGGCGACGGAACTAGCGGCGTCGAAGTAAACGAACTCCGCCGGTACGCCGCACTCTTTCGTGACTGGCGATTTTCGGCGTTCGCGCTTCTGACTGTCCTGTTCGCGTTCACCTACAACGGACTCGTCGCGTTCGCGCCGCTGTACCTCACCGACGAGGCTGGGCTCACGGCGGCGACCGCCAGCGTGCTCTACAGCGGACTCTTCCTCGCGAGTCTGGTTCAACTGGTCACCGGCGACCTGAGCGACCGGGTCGGTCGACTCCCCATCATCACCGCGACGCTCGGCCTCGCAGCCCTCTCGCTCGGTGCGTTCGTCGCGCTGACCGATGTCGCTGGCCCGGTCGTGCTCGGCATCGCCCTCATCGCGGCCGGCATCGGCTCCCACGGCTTCCGTCCCGTCAGGGGCGCATACCTCATGTCCGCGATCCCCAACGACCTGGCCGCCGGCGGGCTCGGCGTCGTTCGAACGCTCCTGATGGGTGCGGGGGCAATCGCACCCGCGATCATCGGCGCGATGTCCGAAACCGTCGGCTTCCGTCCCGCGTTCTGGCTGCTCACCGCCGCCGTGTTCGGTGCAACGCTCCTCGCAACCATCCTCTGGGTTACCGACGAAGACGGAGCGTGATCGCCATCACCATATCGTGGCAAGAGGTAACACACATACACACACCGATTCGTAGGCCAGCCATGGAACTCGCCGAACCACTCGAGTACGTGTGCGTCCAGTGTCGTCGTCACGAGGCGGTCGACGACGCGCTTGTGAGTACCTGCCGGCAGTGCGGGGACGAGATGCGAAACGTCGACTTAGTGACCGACTGATCCCGCGTGGCGGCGGTACTCGTCGGATTGTATGCGGACGGGAAGCGATTGCTGTCACGGCCGCCAGTGGACAGCCTTCGGTAGCCGACATCGATACCCAGCGATCAAAACCGATACGAGGGACAGCCAATGGCATCGCCGGCCACAGCTTTTTGCGCGCAATCGTTGGACACCCTCGCATGTCGCTGTACTCGCTGGCCGACCTCGACTCGATCGAGCCGCGAGAGATCGAAAGCATCGCGCCGACACTGCTCCCGATCGGACCCGCACTCGAGTCCGAACAGTTGCGTCCGAGCGTCTGGCACTACGAGCGCGGCGAGGAGAACACGTACCACCGCCAGGACCAACAGGAGGAGTTCTACCTCGTTCTCGAGGGCACCGTCGACGTGACCGTCGAGCGCGACGACGAACGCGACGTCGTCACGCTCACGAGACACGAGTGTATGGTCGTACCACCGGAATCCTGGCGACAGATCGAGGCGGTCGAGGAGAGTCGCGTGCTCGTCGTCGGCGCGCCGAACGTCGCGGACGACGCCGTGCTGAAGGATGCGTCAGAGCAGCGGAGTTGAGCGGCGTTGAGCGGCGTTGTTGCGCTGTTGCGTTGATCCGTCTGTGTGTTAGCGGGTGAGCGCCACCGCCGCGCCAACCAGCACGAGGCCGAGTACCGCGATCACCGCGCCGATCGTTCCTGCGCCGGCAACTGAGAGGGCGACGGTCGCACCCGCGACGATGCCGGCACCGCCACCGCCGGCGAGCAACGGACCAAGAAGAGTGGCCGACGAGCGGCCCGTTTCTTCATCTTGCCCGCCAGTCTCAGTCGTTTCGTCAGCTGTTTTCAGCTCTTCAGTTACGTCGGCAACCTCGTCTACCTCACGCTGCAGTTCCGACCGCAGCGACTCCAACTCGTCCGCCGTCACCAGCGGCTCCAGTTCTTCCTGGGTCACCCCACTCCCACCCTGCTCGCCCTCGAGTTCCGCAACCCGCTCCGCCAGCTGTTCGTGGTCGGGCTCGAGTACAGTCTGCTCAGACGCAACGGAAGTCACGCGCTCGTCGAGTTCGTCGAGGCGCTGGTCAAGGTTCGCAACTGCCTCGGACTCCGCGAGGTTGTCGATCCGCTCCGAAAGCGAGTCGACCTCCGCAGCCAGCGACGAGACAGTTTCGTCGTCCGGCACGTCTTCGGAGTCCGGCACATCTTCGAGGGCATCGGAGAGGGACTCGAGTTCGGTGTCGAGCCTGTCTACCTCGTCCGAGACGCTCGCTGTGTCGTCGGCGAGCGCCTCGATTTCTGCTGCCTGTTCGTTGATCGTCGCTGCCTGCTCGTCGATGGTTGCCGCCTGCTCGTCGACGGTCGCCGTCTGCTCGTCGATCGTCGACTCCTGTGCAGTGAGGCGCGTCTCGAGTTCGGCCGTGGTGTCGTCGACTGCAGTGACATCGGATTCGACGCTTGTGAGCGTGTCCTCGAGTTCGTCTACGTCAGCACTCGTCGTCTCAGCAGTTTCCTCGACATCCGCAGTGTGGCTCTCGACGGCGGTAACGTCGGCAGCGACGGCATCCAGTCGGTCGCCAGCGTCACCGATCTGGTCGTCGAGCGCGTCGATGCTGGCACGCAGGTCGTCACTCTCGTTCTCGAGTGTCGCCTCGG
The DNA window shown above is from Natrialba magadii ATCC 43099 and carries:
- a CDS encoding zinc metalloprotease, with the protein product MSVRTHHPEPSLSFSDKELFDLAIAWVTLSVAFALLFAPIHRFDLSVGYFALMVGLCFVTVGVAFLLHELAHKVVAIEYGQLAEFRADYQMLFLAIMSALIGFIFAAPGAVYHRGRITDRENAMIALAGPITNHLLALMFLPLMLFPGILGVIGQMGVWINLFLAAFNMIPFGPLDGKSVYDWHKGVFALVFVPSVLLAGYVVLFVGLF
- a CDS encoding TraB/GumN family protein, with the protein product MSDAGDADVPEPPDPVTETAADPDPDGDADGSVHVLGTAHVSQASVDDVHETVDREEPDVVAVELDEGRYRQMQGGTPDDIEAKDLLSGNTVFQFLAYWMLSYVQSRLGDQFDIEPGADMRAAIEAAERNDSGVSLVDRDIQITIQRFWSRLSFSEKLKMVGGLALGITDPRTIGLTFGAVAGLLLGFVFAAFLAPFLGFGDLFLLGVSQTATLQYVGAVGLGAAAGAFIGLLFIPSIQAADRYGGDLLNGFSASVLVGIGVGIVGALALVATETFVGPASAATFENAGVYSIRGGVGMLAGLGVGVAIGALLGLILDSLGGDVEDIDEVDIEEMTDGDVVAAMMEEFRRFSPRGANALIDERDAYIAHNLHELRSHGYDVVAVVGAGHKAGIERYLENPSELPQMESLTGTASSRRFSPLKVFGYLIMLGFFGFFFLLIMAGVQNTFLLQLFAAWFLFNGIFAFTLARLAGARWTSAGVGGAVAWLTSINPLLAPGWFAGYVELRHRPVNVRDIQTLNEIAGDTERPISDALEDMFNVPLFRLIMIVALTNIGSLIATVLFPLIVLPWLAGPEFGGVDALMGELFQGAENSLELILEALS
- a CDS encoding acyl-CoA thioesterase, which codes for MTDLMETLIENREMVQPNHANMLESAHGGNVMKWMDEVGAMSAMRFSGETCVTARVNQMNFERPISVGDTAYITAYVYDAGESSVRVRLVTEREDLRTREREKTTESYFVYVAIDENNDPTSVPELTVSTDEGDRLRKKALDGERD
- a CDS encoding S66 family peptidase gives rise to the protein MDSETEQNGWPDTFVTPPPLERGDRIAVMAPASNRRTDFGEVYDLGLERLREVFDLEPVEYPTATRDAEYLLENPEERARDVMDAFEDPDIAGIITVIGGNDQIRVLKHLDPDVLRENPTRFYGYSDNTNLALYLWNLGIASYYGPCVMTELAMDGHLFEHTIEYTDRAFFADSLGELRPAAEFTDETGDWATPEQLEEPRGTEPNPGWQWAGGDDPVSGRLWGGCLEILDQQFIVDQYLPDEAALDGTVLVLETSEELPDADWVAGVLRALGERGVLERFAGALVGRPPARTHLEDRPADEREAYRSQQRQVIEDVFARYNPDAPVVTNVDFGHTWPTTPIPIGGWVEIDPQEETIRFE
- a CDS encoding HAD-IIA family hydrolase, with product MTDYEAAILDVDGTIVRGGALIPGADQGIHALERAGCDRLLVSNNPTTGTDHYGDRLEPHGIDVDPTNILTSATLSASYLADTHPDEVVYLVGSDALESILTAAGVTVTTDPDDAEVVLGSFDTSFSFGTLWESLRALENGTPFYGTDPDVTIPVDGGSMPGSGSILAAMEAVAGREPDAILGKPSAIAAETALERLESDPRRTLVVGDRLDTDIALGNRAGMTTAAVLTGITDRSDVENATGDLAPDHVLESLGDVESLL
- a CDS encoding SHOCT domain-containing protein codes for the protein MGSDDGGRDYSLTEIFAIKFVLADIIIIAALLFAGPLYALAITALLVLSVVLVWYLMERSKEKERKREQEAAERDTATATAADEAETDPVTTLQQRYAAGDLTEAEFERQLDQLIDANERAEKSDVETSELSLERS
- a CDS encoding DUF7501 family protein, with amino-acid sequence MAVTTADWTDPIACPFCGDELASPGAGFVDHIHESATCEAEFEFWRENISDDVAGEWAG
- a CDS encoding MFS transporter: MSVTKRVQQFAHFDVLLVTAGIWFLAKFLRYVFPPLFGSFQETYAVSNAALGAAFTGFMLVYAAMQFPSGMLADRLGSVTVIIAGVTIAAVAAFALVVDSPFAILVVAMLVMGAGTGAHKTVAVRLLAHAYPARTGRALGILDTFGTFGGVVAPWAVVLAAGIPFALGASWRVIFLAAGVVGLALAVLFWVRVPQRVPTETEGDGTSGVEVNELRRYAALFRDWRFSAFALLTVLFAFTYNGLVAFAPLYLTDEAGLTAATASVLYSGLFLASLVQLVTGDLSDRVGRLPIITATLGLAALSLGAFVALTDVAGPVVLGIALIAAGIGSHGFRPVRGAYLMSAIPNDLAAGGLGVVRTLLMGAGAIAPAIIGAMSETVGFRPAFWLLTAAVFGATLLATILWVTDEDGA
- a CDS encoding rubrerythrin-like domain-containing protein; amino-acid sequence: MELAEPLEYVCVQCRRHEAVDDALVSTCRQCGDEMRNVDLVTD
- a CDS encoding cupin domain-containing protein is translated as MSLYSLADLDSIEPREIESIAPTLLPIGPALESEQLRPSVWHYERGEENTYHRQDQQEEFYLVLEGTVDVTVERDDERDVVTLTRHECMVVPPESWRQIEAVEESRVLVVGAPNVADDAVLKDASEQRS